The following nucleotide sequence is from Coleofasciculus sp. FACHB-T130.
CTCGATTTAGTGACCTCCCAGCCTTCCCAAGAAGGGGTATCTGAATTACCAACCCTTTCGCCCCAGCGCCTGAGCCTTGCCGAAACCTTAGATAACATCAGCTACCGCATCATCGGTTTGGGATTTCCCCTCCTGACGATTGGAATTATTGCCGGTGCCGTCTGGGCAAATGAAGCTTGGGGTTCTTACTGGAGTTGGGACCCCAAAGAAACTTGGGCACTGATTACCTGGTTGGTATTTGCCGCCTATCTCCATGCCCGCATCACCAAAGGCTGGCAAGGAAGACGACCGGCAATTTTGGCGGCGACAGGCTTTGTTGTCGTCTGGATTTGCTATCTTGGGGTCAATTTACTAGGAAAAGGACTCCACAGCTACGGTTGGTTCTTTTGATCTTTTAGTCAATTTGCGAACGGCTTTTAACAATTCGCTATTCGCCATTAGCAATGACTGATGACCAATGACCAATAAGGAATAACTCTTTAAACTATCAATTCAACCGGGGGAGATGGTTGTGGATAATCAGTTCGACTCGCTAGCCAAAGGTGAAGTTCTCTCTGTGGATGAGTCTTCCCAAATTTTAATTGGGCACCGCACATTCAGAGTCGGTGAATTCGCAGATGCAATCAGAACGCAGTTGGAATATGGTTTAGGTGGATGGACAGAAGAAAAGGATGGCTGGTTTAGCGACCAAGGCATTCCTTGCGAAGTGCTGAAATTCGGCTCCAACGGCTGGCAAAAGGGGAAAGTCAGATTTAGCTTGGAATTTTGCCCGGAAGATCCGCAGACGCAGCAGTCATCAACCATTGAAGACAGTGAGCCACAAAGGGCACCGATCCCAGCCACCTTGGATGAGGAAGTGTTAGTTGGAGCCGAAGCACCGTTAATCTATGAGGAAGAGTTAATTCTCATAGAAGTGCCAGAATCCGCTTTGGAAGAACTGGAAATGGCACCAGAAGCAGCCTTTGGTGCGGACGATCTGGATCTCACTGGAGAATCAGCCTTTGGTGCGGATGATTTGGAAATGGCACCAGAATCAGCCTTTGGTACGGATGATTTGGAAATGGCACCAGAAGCAGCCTTTGGTGCGGATGATTTGGAAATAGCACCAGAATCAGCCTTCGCCGTGGACGAACTGGATCTCACCGGAGAAGCAGCCTTTGGTGCGGACGAACTGGATCTCACCGGAGAATCAGGTTTCGGTGCGAACGATCTGGATCTCACCGGAGAATCAGGTTTCGGTGCGAACGATCTGGAATTTCCAGAATTGTCTGAAAAGGAAGAGAACCCATCAGACTCGCTACTCGATGATGTCTGGCAAGACATGAATGAAGCTAGCTGGCGTAACAATCAGTAGGGAAGCGGAAATTGGGCGAGTAATCATCGCTCACAAGCCAACCGATACCAGACTTACGAAGAAGGGGCGCTGTTATATGACAGCCCCTCTTTTTCTGTAGTTGATTTAATGAAGGCGCACGCCGCTTTACCTGACAGTTTTAGAACGACTTGGAAAGTGATCGGGGATCTTTATTACCAACAAAATTGAAAATTCAGACCGATAACAGTAAGTCTTCTCCAACTCAAACCTCAAAATCCAATCTCTCCCCCACTG
It contains:
- a CDS encoding KGK domain-containing protein, which translates into the protein MDNQFDSLAKGEVLSVDESSQILIGHRTFRVGEFADAIRTQLEYGLGGWTEEKDGWFSDQGIPCEVLKFGSNGWQKGKVRFSLEFCPEDPQTQQSSTIEDSEPQRAPIPATLDEEVLVGAEAPLIYEEELILIEVPESALEELEMAPEAAFGADDLDLTGESAFGADDLEMAPESAFGTDDLEMAPEAAFGADDLEIAPESAFAVDELDLTGEAAFGADELDLTGESGFGANDLDLTGESGFGANDLEFPELSEKEENPSDSLLDDVWQDMNEASWRNNQ